A genomic region of Campylobacter corcagiensis contains the following coding sequences:
- a CDS encoding OmpH family outer membrane protein — translation MKRKWGGVLTLSFILVGCGENNIDIVKNYTFPNIKTMTIGTAIGTFDECQSVKWKDESNEAQKIVSATCVVKPEILKAEYETEIAKLQKEKDEYKAEFDKAKDEFEKRYKEAEQKALNSFKADRQRELDWAVTWGNWPKDTGTTEDDVWELYDEFCKDKKFCDNDGLSTKIQYKYKLGKNTNKEERMIKSINNLKKEMDKEFSPENYNMPKFIEPVKMFGRDLNQTIEPISSRSYKFEFFVNTDKTVEFKDEYIIENGLAEKSGGFGKGRILSKFYKR, via the coding sequence ATGAAAAGAAAATGGGGGGGGGTTCTAACTCTTAGCTTTATTTTGGTCGGTTGTGGAGAAAATAATATTGATATAGTTAAAAACTATACCTTTCCTAATATAAAAACTATGACCATTGGGACAGCTATAGGGACATTTGATGAGTGCCAAAGCGTTAAATGGAAAGATGAAAGTAACGAAGCTCAAAAAATAGTAAGTGCAACTTGCGTGGTAAAACCTGAAATTTTAAAAGCTGAATATGAAACAGAAATTGCTAAGCTACAAAAAGAAAAAGATGAATATAAAGCTGAGTTTGATAAAGCAAAAGATGAGTTTGAAAAACGATACAAGGAAGCGGAACAAAAAGCACTAAATAGTTTTAAGGCTGATAGACAAAGAGAACTTGATTGGGCTGTTACTTGGGGTAATTGGCCAAAAGATACAGGCACCACGGAAGATGATGTTTGGGAGCTTTATGATGAGTTTTGTAAAGATAAAAAATTTTGTGATAATGATGGGCTATCTACTAAGATTCAATATAAATATAAATTAGGCAAAAATACAAATAAAGAAGAGCGTATGATAAAATCTATCAATAATCTCAAAAAAGAGATGGATAAAGAATTTTCTCCTGAAAACTACAATATGCCAAAATTTATAGAACCAGTTAAAATGTTTGGGAGAGATCTAAACCAAACAATTGAACCTATAAGCTCTCGTTCTTATAAATTTGAGTTTTTTGTAAATACGGATAAAACTGTGGAATTTAAAGATGAGTATATAATAGAAAATGGTCTAGCTGAAAAATCAGGTGGATTTGGTAAAGGAAGAATTTTATCTAAATTTTACAAAAGATAG
- a CDS encoding SH3 domain-containing protein: MRIFITALLFLASSLIAEDVDLEFLKSIKPKSQEEIHEQGPYAAEKKILEKDELTLDDLMFIAPTNEEVIYEENAQDFAVYQEVRVTELLLSTSNVPKQIYQNQVFSMNFAANIQQNINLDLNLTIDSTESLNWLNQNNINWVKDINGVYRTTLWFEANATDASINKINVIANRNGEFFQKASIKPKLPKITNVEERPNYAHIVADELLVKNYKTSKFDDSSNIMTIEITAKNANLNSMWINDPSITRQGFNPSRGNYRSQTGFYFVVFDNNKTEFNFSYFNAVNKQFENYALGVRLEFDDLSTQVGLNPQNDPFSAYKKAAIYIGVLILLFMYVASKNSTPLIFACFLIAFNIYSQDPHFIGIVADKTKVKILPIERSTIFYVTQKDEKVEIFDKEGGYYKVFFDNGKIGWVEEKDIKIE; this comes from the coding sequence TTGAGAATATTTATAACAGCCCTGCTTTTTCTTGCTAGTTCATTAATAGCTGAGGATGTAGATCTTGAGTTTTTAAAAAGCATAAAACCTAAATCTCAAGAAGAAATTCACGAGCAAGGACCTTACGCAGCTGAGAAAAAAATCCTTGAAAAAGACGAACTTACTCTTGATGATCTCATGTTTATAGCACCTACAAATGAAGAAGTCATATATGAAGAAAATGCTCAAGACTTCGCTGTTTATCAAGAGGTTAGAGTTACAGAACTTCTTTTGTCAACAAGCAATGTTCCTAAACAAATTTATCAAAATCAAGTATTTAGTATGAATTTTGCTGCAAATATTCAGCAAAACATTAATCTTGATCTTAACCTAACTATTGACTCCACAGAGTCGCTAAATTGGCTAAATCAAAATAATATTAATTGGGTAAAAGATATCAACGGTGTTTATAGAACAACGCTTTGGTTTGAAGCAAACGCAACAGATGCTTCTATAAATAAAATAAATGTTATAGCAAATAGAAATGGTGAATTTTTTCAAAAAGCAAGCATAAAGCCAAAACTTCCTAAAATTACTAATGTTGAAGAGCGTCCAAACTACGCTCATATAGTGGCTGATGAGCTTTTAGTTAAAAACTACAAAACATCTAAATTTGATGATAGTTCCAACATCATGACTATTGAAATAACAGCTAAAAATGCCAACCTTAACTCAATGTGGATAAATGATCCATCCATTACTAGACAAGGTTTTAACCCTTCAAGGGGAAATTATAGAAGTCAAACTGGATTTTACTTTGTTGTCTTTGATAACAATAAAACTGAATTTAACTTTAGTTACTTTAATGCAGTAAATAAACAGTTTGAAAACTACGCCCTTGGAGTAAGGCTTGAATTTGATGATTTAAGTACTCAAGTTGGGCTAAATCCGCAAAATGATCCATTTTCAGCATACAAAAAAGCAGCTATTTACATAGGTGTACTTATTTTATTATTTATGTATGTAGCTAGCAAAAACTCAACCCCATTAATTTTTGCTTGTTTTTTAATAGCATTTAATATCTACAGTCAAGACCCGCATTTTATCGGCATCGTAGCTGATAAAACGAAGGTAAAAATCCTTCCTATAGAGCGTTCAACTATTTTTTATGTAACACAAAAAGATGAAAAAGTTGAAATTTTTGACAAGGAAGGTGGGTATTATAAGGTGTTTTTTGATAATGGAAAAATTGGC
- a CDS encoding S41 family peptidase, with the protein MVASLSANEVKKDIKKPDTEETKLESLAKFTRVIATVESNYADDLTFSEIINKAIAGLMTNLDAHSAYLDEKAFKDTKVQTEGEFGGLGITVGMKDGALTVVAPIEGTPADKAGIKSNDVILRIDGNATLGITLEEAVSKMRGKPKTPITITIYRKGEPKPFDVNIIRDIIKVESVYAKEIEDEDVLYLRVTNFDQKVTKETAKFITKYKDKKGIILDLRNNPGGLLDQAIGLTNIFVESGVIVSQKGRDEKENIEYKAQKNSKITDLPLVVLVNGGSASASEIVSGALQDLKRAVVVGENTFGKGSVQVILPLSEKEAIKMTIARYYLPSGRTIQNTGVEPDIIVFPGNVPNDESTFNIKESDLKLHLESELEKIGDNNKTVQNSDNNGTKKELITKTDLYKDIQLKTAVDTLKVLNLTKGKK; encoded by the coding sequence ATGGTAGCAAGCTTAAGTGCAAATGAAGTAAAAAAAGATATTAAAAAACCAGACACAGAAGAGACAAAATTAGAAAGCCTTGCAAAATTTACAAGAGTTATAGCAACTGTAGAGAGCAACTATGCTGATGATCTTACTTTTTCAGAAATAATAAACAAAGCAATAGCAGGACTTATGACAAACCTTGATGCTCACTCTGCTTATCTTGATGAGAAGGCATTTAAAGATACGAAGGTCCAAACAGAAGGCGAATTTGGCGGACTTGGCATAACTGTTGGCATGAAAGATGGAGCTTTAACTGTTGTAGCACCCATTGAGGGAACTCCTGCTGATAAAGCTGGAATTAAATCAAACGATGTTATTTTAAGAATCGATGGTAACGCAACTTTAGGCATAACCCTTGAAGAAGCAGTTAGCAAAATGCGTGGAAAACCAAAAACACCTATAACTATCACAATTTACAGAAAAGGTGAGCCAAAGCCATTTGATGTAAATATCATAAGAGATATTATAAAAGTTGAGTCTGTTTATGCTAAAGAGATAGAAGATGAAGATGTGCTTTACTTAAGAGTTACAAATTTTGACCAAAAAGTTACGAAAGAAACCGCTAAATTTATCACAAAATATAAAGACAAAAAGGGTATAATCCTAGATCTTAGAAACAATCCTGGTGGACTTTTAGATCAAGCTATCGGTTTAACAAATATTTTTGTAGAAAGTGGCGTTATCGTATCTCAAAAAGGGCGCGATGAAAAAGAAAATATAGAGTACAAAGCCCAAAAAAATAGTAAGATAACCGACTTACCACTTGTAGTTTTAGTAAATGGCGGAAGTGCAAGTGCAAGCGAGATCGTAAGTGGGGCTTTACAAGATCTAAAAAGAGCTGTAGTTGTTGGAGAAAATACCTTTGGAAAAGGTAGCGTTCAAGTTATACTTCCACTATCTGAAAAAGAAGCTATAAAAATGACAATAGCGAGGTATTACTTACCAAGTGGCAGAACTATACAAAATACTGGCGTAGAGCCTGATATCATAGTATTTCCAGGAAATGTTCCAAATGATGAAAGTACATTTAATATAAAAGAGTCAGATCTTAAACTGCACTTAGAAAGTGAGCTAGAAAAGATCGGTGACAATAACAAAACAGTACAAAATAGTGATAATAATGGCACGAAAAAAGAGTTGATCACAAAAACTGATCTATACAAAGATATTCAGCTTAAAACAGCTGTTGATACGCTAAAAGTACTAAATCTTACAAAGGGTAAAAAATGA
- a CDS encoding urease subunit gamma translates to MIFTPREHEKLLISYAASVARKRKEKGLKLNYPEAMAILSDFILEGAREGKSVVELMQSGREVLKSEDLMEGVALMIDEVQVEATFKDGTKLVTLHKPII, encoded by the coding sequence ATGATTTTTACTCCAAGAGAGCATGAAAAACTGCTTATTAGCTACGCTGCATCTGTGGCTAGAAAACGAAAGGAAAAAGGGCTAAAACTAAACTATCCAGAAGCTATGGCGATACTAAGTGACTTTATACTTGAAGGCGCAAGAGAGGGAAAAAGTGTCGTTGAGCTAATGCAAAGTGGTAGAGAGGTTTTAAAAAGTGAGGATTTGATGGAGGGCGTGGCTTTGATGATAGATGAAGTTCAAGTTGAAGCTACTTTTAAAGACGGCACAAAGCTTGTCACACTTCATAAACCAATTATTTAA
- the purC gene encoding phosphoribosylaminoimidazolesuccinocarboxamide synthase — MTKNEMIYEGKAKKMWSTKECEDYLIVEFKDSLTAFNGEKKSEEVGKGALNNKISTEIFHLLEKNYIKTALVEMIDDNHQLVKKVDIIPLEVIARNIATGSLTKRLGIKDGTVLPFTLVEFCYKDDDLGDPILNDEHALILKAVKDQSELDYLKAEIRKINEILKDFFAKKGLKLVDFKIEFGKDKDGNILLADEISPDSCRFWDMETNEKLDKDRFRQGLGGVKVAYEEVLKRILS, encoded by the coding sequence ATGACAAAAAACGAAATGATTTACGAAGGTAAAGCTAAAAAGATGTGGAGCACAAAAGAGTGTGAGGATTATTTAATAGTTGAGTTTAAAGACTCTTTAACTGCTTTTAATGGCGAAAAAAAGTCAGAGGAAGTTGGAAAAGGTGCTTTAAATAACAAAATTAGTACAGAGATATTTCACTTACTAGAGAAAAATTACATTAAGACTGCTCTTGTTGAGATGATTGATGACAATCATCAGCTTGTTAAAAAAGTAGATATTATTCCACTTGAAGTTATCGCAAGAAATATCGCAACTGGCAGCCTTACAAAACGCCTTGGCATAAAAGATGGTACGGTGCTTCCATTTACTTTAGTTGAGTTTTGTTATAAAGATGATGATTTAGGTGATCCCATATTAAACGATGAGCACGCATTGATACTTAAAGCAGTAAAAGATCAAAGTGAGCTTGACTATTTAAAGGCTGAAATTCGTAAAATTAATGAAATTTTAAAAGATTTCTTTGCTAAAAAAGGATTAAAGTTAGTTGATTTCAAGATTGAATTTGGTAAAGATAAAGATGGAAATATACTTCTAGCTGATGAGATAAGCCCTGATAGTTGCAGATTTTGGGATATGGAAACTAACGAAAAACTTGATAAAGATAGATTCAGACAAGGACTTGGTGGTGTAAAAGTCGCTTATGAAGAAGTTTTAAAAAGAATTTTAAGCTAG
- the purS gene encoding phosphoribosylformylglycinamidine synthase subunit PurS codes for MKVIVNVKLKAGVLDPAGKATENALHSLGFISVNDVRIGKQIVFNLDIDCKDEAKKEVTKMCEELLANTVIEEYEIVL; via the coding sequence TTGAAAGTTATAGTAAATGTAAAACTAAAAGCAGGTGTCCTTGACCCTGCTGGTAAAGCAACAGAAAATGCACTCCACTCACTTGGGTTTATTAGCGTAAATGATGTTCGTATCGGTAAGCAAATCGTGTTTAATCTTGACATTGATTGTAAAGATGAAGCTAAAAAAGAAGTTACTAAAATGTGCGAAGAACTCCTTGCAAACACAGTAATAGAAGAGTATGAGATAGTTTTATGA
- a CDS encoding ATP-dependent Clp protease ATP-binding subunit encodes MSSNVFEILTDQLRGVLESSLSLALHSKNSEVMPLHMLWALSTDSGSLLNQILNKFSISKEALNLEIKSKISNLPTSSNVSKDNLKISRDLLNSFENAKGLMTKLGDSFIAIDTWLLANLNTQSINEILSKFIDLNEFKKELELLRSGRKIDSKTADETMDSLAKFGIDLTDKAREGKLDPVIGRDEELQRVMQILIRKTKNNPILLGEPGVGKTAIVESLAQKIVKNDVPTSLANKKLIALDMSALIAGAKYRGEFEDRLKAVIDEVIKAKNVILFIDEIHTIVGAGASEGSMDAANILKPALARGELHMIGATTLKEYRKYFEKDAALQRRFQPVNVGEPSVNEAIQILRGIKEKLEVHHNVSITDSALVSAAKLSDRYISGRFLPDKAIDLIDEAAAELKMQIESEPFELAKIKREIITLQVEKEALKMEDKEKNQTRLNEIEKELANLNENKNALNSQFENEKKVFSSISEAKKSVDSLKNEAELARRNGDLNKAAEIEYGKIPNKQNEIKSLEEKWNKMQENGTLLKNEVDENLVAGILSKWTGISVTKMLTSEKEKYLHIEEHLKQSVVGQDAALHALARAIKRNKAGLSSANRPIGSFLFLGPTGVGKTESAKALAKFLFDDEKAMIRFDMSEYMERHSVSRLLGAPPGYVGYDEGGQLSEAVRRKPYSVLLFDEIEKAHKDVFNILLGILDDGRATDNKGVVVDFKNTIIILTSNIASSEIMQFGSDKDKRDALVKTALKGYFKPEFLNRLDDIIVFNPLKEENLVKIVDIMFEALNKKLLDREIKANLSDNAKKLIASVGYDPEFGARPLRRAMYELVEDEIAEMILKDEIKSGDEIYIDADDEKIKILVRE; translated from the coding sequence ATGAGTAGTAATGTATTTGAAATTTTAACAGATCAGCTTAGAGGAGTGCTTGAAAGTTCGCTATCTTTGGCACTTCACTCTAAAAATAGTGAAGTTATGCCACTTCATATGCTTTGGGCTTTAAGCACTGATAGTGGCTCTTTGCTAAATCAAATTTTAAATAAATTTAGCATTTCAAAAGAGGCCTTAAATTTAGAGATAAAATCAAAAATCTCAAATTTACCAACATCTTCAAATGTAAGTAAAGATAATCTTAAAATAAGTAGAGATTTATTAAACTCATTTGAAAACGCAAAAGGGCTCATGACAAAGCTTGGAGATAGTTTTATAGCCATTGATACCTGGCTTTTAGCAAATTTAAATACTCAGTCGATAAATGAAATTTTAAGCAAATTTATAGATTTAAACGAGTTTAAAAAAGAGCTTGAGCTTTTAAGAAGTGGCAGGAAAATTGATTCAAAAACTGCTGATGAGACGATGGATAGCTTAGCAAAATTTGGAATTGACTTAACTGATAAAGCAAGAGAAGGAAAGCTTGATCCAGTCATCGGACGAGATGAAGAGCTTCAAAGAGTTATGCAAATTTTAATACGAAAAACAAAAAATAATCCTATCTTACTAGGCGAACCAGGTGTTGGAAAAACAGCGATTGTAGAAAGCTTAGCACAAAAAATAGTAAAAAACGATGTTCCAACAAGCCTTGCAAATAAAAAATTAATCGCCCTTGACATGAGTGCATTAATCGCAGGAGCAAAGTATAGAGGCGAGTTTGAAGATAGATTAAAAGCTGTGATTGATGAAGTAATAAAGGCTAAAAATGTGATTTTATTTATCGATGAAATTCACACAATCGTTGGAGCTGGAGCAAGTGAGGGCTCAATGGACGCGGCAAACATCCTAAAGCCAGCACTTGCAAGAGGTGAGCTTCATATGATAGGAGCAACTACTTTAAAAGAGTATAGAAAATACTTTGAAAAAGATGCAGCCTTACAAAGGCGTTTTCAGCCTGTAAATGTGGGCGAACCAAGTGTAAATGAAGCGATTCAAATTTTAAGAGGAATTAAAGAAAAGCTTGAAGTTCATCACAATGTTAGCATAACTGATAGTGCTTTGGTTTCGGCTGCAAAGCTAAGTGATAGGTATATTTCAGGCAGGTTTTTACCTGATAAGGCGATTGATTTGATCGATGAAGCAGCGGCTGAGCTTAAAATGCAAATAGAAAGCGAGCCTTTTGAGTTAGCAAAGATAAAAAGAGAGATTATCACTTTGCAAGTTGAAAAAGAGGCCTTAAAAATGGAAGATAAAGAAAAAAATCAAACCAGACTTAATGAGATAGAAAAAGAACTTGCAAATTTAAACGAAAATAAAAACGCCTTAAATTCGCAGTTTGAAAACGAAAAAAAGGTATTTAGTTCTATTAGCGAGGCTAAAAAAAGCGTTGATAGTTTAAAAAATGAAGCCGAACTTGCTAGGAGAAATGGCGATCTAAATAAGGCCGCTGAGATAGAATATGGCAAAATTCCTAATAAACAAAACGAAATTAAATCGCTTGAAGAAAAGTGGAATAAAATGCAAGAAAATGGAACGCTTTTAAAAAATGAAGTTGATGAAAATTTAGTAGCTGGAATTTTAAGCAAATGGACAGGTATAAGTGTTACAAAAATGCTAACAAGCGAAAAAGAAAAATACCTCCACATTGAAGAGCATTTAAAACAAAGCGTTGTAGGGCAAGACGCAGCACTTCACGCACTTGCAAGGGCTATTAAGCGAAATAAAGCAGGGCTTTCAAGTGCGAATCGCCCGATAGGTAGCTTTTTATTCTTAGGTCCAACTGGAGTTGGAAAAACAGAGAGTGCTAAAGCTTTGGCTAAGTTTTTATTTGATGATGAAAAGGCGATGATTAGGTTTGATATGAGTGAGTATATGGAGCGTCACAGCGTTTCAAGGCTGCTTGGAGCACCTCCTGGATATGTTGGATATGACGAGGGTGGGCAGTTAAGCGAAGCAGTTAGAAGAAAGCCTTACTCAGTGCTACTTTTTGATGAGATAGAAAAGGCTCATAAAGATGTTTTTAATATCTTACTTGGAATACTTGATGATGGTAGGGCAACTGATAATAAGGGCGTTGTGGTTGATTTTAAAAATACAATTATTATTTTAACTTCAAATATCGCATCAAGTGAGATTATGCAGTTTGGCTCAGATAAAGATAAGCGTGATGCCTTAGTTAAAACGGCTTTAAAAGGGTATTTTAAGCCTGAGTTTTTAAACAGGCTTGATGATATCATCGTCTTTAATCCTTTAAAAGAGGAAAATTTAGTAAAAATAGTTGATATTATGTTTGAAGCTTTAAACAAAAAACTGCTAGATAGAGAGATTAAGGCAAATTTAAGCGATAACGCTAAAAAGTTAATCGCAAGTGTTGGATATGACCCTGAGTTTGGTGCAAGACCGCTAAGACGGGCGATGTATGAGTTAGTAGAGGATGAAATAGCTGAGATGATACTAAAAGATGAGATAAAAAGTGGCGATGAAATTTATATAGATGCTGATGATGAGAAGATAAAAATTTTAGTGCGTGAATAA
- the purQ gene encoding phosphoribosylformylglycinamidine synthase I, producing MKVAIINFPGTNSEIDTKWAFDKLGCDSEILWHKESSIDADLVVLPGGFSHGDYLRTAAIAKFSPIMEAVKAHAKKGGYILGICNGFQMLLELGLLPGAMNKNLSLNFIAKFHCLKVISNSNKFLSNCEVGEILKVPIAHGEGNYHIDNYSLFKMQDKEQILLKYCDENGEILNPNGSVDGIAGICDENKKIFGLMPHPERACDELNGSVCGIKMLKGFL from the coding sequence ATGAAAGTAGCTATTATAAATTTTCCAGGCACAAATTCAGAGATTGATACAAAATGGGCGTTTGATAAGCTTGGGTGTGATAGTGAAATTTTATGGCACAAAGAGAGTAGTATTGATGCTGATTTAGTTGTGCTTCCTGGTGGATTTAGCCATGGAGATTATCTTAGAACAGCAGCTATTGCTAAATTTAGCCCTATTATGGAAGCTGTTAAAGCTCACGCTAAAAAAGGTGGCTATATCTTAGGAATTTGTAATGGTTTTCAGATGCTTTTAGAACTTGGGTTACTGCCTGGTGCTATGAATAAAAACTTAAGCTTGAATTTTATAGCTAAATTTCACTGTTTAAAAGTTATATCAAATTCAAATAAATTTCTTAGCAATTGTGAAGTTGGTGAAATTTTAAAAGTTCCAATAGCCCATGGTGAAGGAAACTATCACATTGATAATTATAGCTTGTTTAAAATGCAAGATAAAGAGCAAATTTTACTTAAATACTGTGATGAAAACGGAGAAATCTTAAATCCAAACGGTTCAGTTGATGGCATAGCTGGAATTTGCGATGAAAACAAAAAGATTTTTGGGCTTATGCCTCATCCTGAAAGAGCTTGTGATGAACTAAATGGCAGTGTTTGTGGGATTAAAATGCTAAAAGGATTTCTTTGA
- the ureB gene encoding urease subunit beta, which yields MKIGEYIFANGDIVCNEGKTAINLVVKNRGDRAIQVGSHFHFYEVNEFLEFNREKAYGKRLDIASGTAVRFEPGVEKEISLIDIGGKREVYGLNNLVDGFLDKK from the coding sequence TTGAAAATAGGAGAATACATTTTTGCAAACGGCGATATAGTTTGTAATGAAGGAAAAACGGCTATAAATTTAGTTGTAAAAAACAGAGGCGACAGAGCGATCCAAGTTGGGTCTCATTTTCATTTTTATGAAGTAAATGAGTTTTTAGAGTTTAATAGAGAAAAAGCTTATGGCAAAAGGCTTGATATCGCCTCTGGAACGGCTGTTAGGTTTGAACCAGGCGTTGAAAAAGAGATTAGTTTAATTGACATCGGCGGAAAAAGAGAAGTTTATGGTTTAAATAATTTAGTCGATGGTTTTTTAGATAAGAAGTGA